A single region of the Sciurus carolinensis chromosome 16, mSciCar1.2, whole genome shotgun sequence genome encodes:
- the LOC124966929 gene encoding forkhead box protein D1-like, translated as MALNSRKCPVCPLHPEPQPVQDMPGPAKPGAGLVIWSWTGTQRLPNLRSAPHIQRPGREWARGSELREAGENPQLGSASPASWCLWQPPCLPGSCSLGCSLQGAWGPPSAVTRRHTCSAADHRAPPHSHRGLPGLPPLPPPPPLLSPSPASEETGSPGGKGQLQRPQERLGLAVGSRERSPGNGPCVFSPEPATAGGLPEKGSDTGHSTPAAGDPRR; from the exons ATGGCGCTGAACTCCAGAAAATGTCCAGTTTGCCCACTGCACCCAGAGCCACAGCCAGTTCAGGACATGCCTGGTCCAGCGAAGCCCGGAGCAGGGCTGGTGATTTGGAGCTGGACGGGTACCCAGCGGCTGCCCAACCTCAGGTCTGCCCCTCACATTCAGAGGCCAGGACGTGAATGGGCCCGAGGAAGCGAGCTCAGGGAAGCTGGGGAGAATCCACAGCTTGGCTCCGCCTCTCCTGCATCCTGGTGTCTGTGGCAGCCGCCTTGCCTTCCGGGGAGTTGCAGCTTGGGCTGCTCTCTGCAGGGAGCCTGGGGGCCTCCCTCTGCTGTCACCCGCAG ACACACCTGCTCTGCAGCTGACCACAGAGCACCTCCACATTCTCATCGGGGTCTCCCTGGCCTTCCTcccttgcctcctcctcctcctcttctgtctccaTCGCCAGCATCGGAGGAGACAGG GTCCCCTGGTGGCAAGGGCCAGTTGCAGAGGCCACAGGAGAG GCTGGGCCTGGCTGTGGGCAGCCGAGAGAGGTCACCAG GGAACGGACCATGTGTCTTCTCTCCAGAACCGGCCACAGCTGGTGGACTTCCTGAGAAGGGCAGTGATACCGGCCACTCT ACCCCTGCTGCAGGAGACCCCAGGAGGTGA